Below is a window of Stygiolobus azoricus DNA.
AGAGGTCTAAAGAATTAATACCTTTTGCAAATAAAAAGGGTATGAAACTCTCTCAATTGGCTTTGAAGTTCATACTGTATAACAAGAGGGTATCGTCTGTAATCCCTAATATTTCTAATGAAAGGGAGTTAGTTGAGTTTGTTAAGGTCGAGGACTTACCAGATTTGACTGAAGAAGACTATAATTATTTGATCTCGTTCTACGAGAGGAACTTCATAGAACTTAACAAGGAAAGTATTGAAGAGACTAAAAGGTATAAGTAGTCCTTTGTTCATGTTTTTCTATTTTCTCTCATATAGTAATTCAGAAAGGACATAAAGGCTTTAGCCCTATGGGAGTATTTGTTCTTCTCCTCTGTACTCATTTCAGCAAAAGTTCTTTCCTCGTTTTCCGGAATGAATATAGGATCGAAGCCAAAACCCTTTTCACCTCTAATCCTTTCACTTATCCTTCCGTTAACCACACCCGTGAACAGATTTATCTCTTTATCGCTAACGTAACACATGACAGTCTTAAAGTAAGCAGAACGATCCTCTACGTTGTTTAAAAGTTTCAATATACCCTCTAACCCTAATTTCCTCCTCACGTAATTCGTATAAGGTCCAGGAAAGCCATTTAAAGCGTTTATGAACAGACCACTATCCTCCACTATTAACGGTTTCCTTATTACTTGGTATATGGTAATTGCAGAATATCTTACTATTTCCTCAAGATTATCCGCTTGTATCTCGAATTTCGGTATGTTTAACCACTCTATTTTGATTCCATAACTTTTTGCGACCTCAGATATCTCCCTGAACTTATTTTCGTTAGAAGTAACTAAAAGTAACTTATCATTGCTATTTACTCCCTTTTCTTCTCTCTTCGACATATCTTCCCCTCATTCTGATTTCCTTAACCTTCTCTAAAATTTTATTCGCGTCAACGAATTCCTTGTAACCTTCTAGGAACCCTTCAAACAACACCTTTTGGTATTTATTATGTGTGCTTTCAAGTGACCGTAGAAATACGTGAACATCTATAGCTAGGTCTTCATCCTCCTCTGCCTTCTTAGCAAGTCCGAAATCTATGACGAACATCTCGTTCTCATTAGTAAGGATCATGTTATTAGTAGTGGGATCACCATGAGCAATACCTAATTTATGGAGCTTACCTAGTATTTCCCCCATTTGTTTACCTACAGGTTTAAGGTTTTCCTCACTACCACTATAAGACAGCAGATAGTCCTTGACAGTAACACCCTCAATATATTCCATAACAATTAAAAACTCGGTCGGGTCTACAAGAAGGAGTGCAGGAACGTTCACACCATTTATAAGTGAGGTATAAATTAACCTTGCCTCTAACTTAGTCCTATTACTGTTTATCTCATAGTCCAACTCAGGATTTCTGTATTTCTTTCTAATTCTCTTTTTAAAAATAGAATGTATTCCGGCAAAATATCCCTCGTAGATAACAGCTTCTGCCCCTCTTTTTATTTCCTTTAACCCCTCCATGGTATATCAACTTTGTCAATTCTCCACCTAGGCCTTACAATACTCTCCTCTACCGGTACGGTTACATTATTCTTAGCTGCGAGTAGTCCAGTATAAGCTATCATTGCCCCATTATCCCCCGAATACTCGGGAGGTACTATTTTCACAGAAATTCCCCACTCTTCTTCAAGCTTCCTTAATTTCTCTCTTAAGCTGACGCTCGCCGCAACCCCTCCGACTATTAATACCTCTTTCTTTCCGGTTAACGCTATGGCCCTCTCCGTAGCTTCTAAGAGCATGTCAAAAGCGTTCTCTCTCAAACTGAAACAAACGTCTTCTAACTTATTCCCCTTCACAGCCTTAAGTGCTGCGGTCAACAACCCAGAATAAGAAATGTCCTGCCCCTTTACAACATAAGGTAACTTAATGTACCTTTCGCTTTTCTCCGCGCAAATATCTATCTGATGAACTCCGTTAACTACGTAAGGAGGTGCCAGACCCACTTCCCTAACAAAAGTGTCTATCATATTTCCCAAGGCTATATCAAGGGTTTCCCCGAATACTCTATATCTACCGTCTACAAATACAGTGATTATAGTATTACCTCCCGAAAGGTATAAAATAAGGGGGTCTTCAGCTTTTGTAGTAAACCTACCTATTTCTATGTGTGCAATCCCGTGGTTTACTGGTACTAGCTTTTTACCGAAAGCTAGAGCTAGAGCTCTCGCTACAGTAGCCCCTACCCTTAGTGCTGGTCCTATACCTGGTCCTAAAGCCACAGCAATATAATCAACGTCCTTTATACTTACTCCCGCTTTATCTAGTGCCAATTTAACTATCTCAGGGGCAACTTCAGAATGATGTTTCCCAAGGTCAGAGGGTTTCATCCCACCCTCTTTCGGTACAAAAGTATCCCTTACGTTTGATAAAATTCTGATTCCAGACTGGTCTTCCTTAACTATTCCAACTCCAAAAGTGTGGGCTGTACTCTCAATCCCTAAAACGATCATCTCCCTTTACCTATAAACTCAGTGTAACCACACTTTCCACAAGCCCACCTCTCTACGGGTTTCATATGATGTGCCATAATGCTTCCGCATCTAGGACATTTTTTATTCTTTAACTTAACTTTACCTCCTTCAATCACATAATAAGTTCTCACTATTGCTTTAGTGCCTTCGTTACCCTTGCTTTGCGGCATTCTTACCACCTTTCTTTACTTTTTGCCCAGTATCCCTTCCTATTAAGTGTTTTGGCTCAACTTTCTCCAAATCTCCCTTGTTCTTGTATATGTTAACTCTGACTAAACTGATACCTCCCCCGTAAATTGTCTCCACGCTCTTCACTACTATTAGGTCTTCTTTTGCACCATAGACAGCAGAAAGTGCTGATATTATTTCTTTTCTGGAAGGAGTTCCAGAACCTATGTGGAATATTTTTAAGGTCAACTCCCTTCTGTTAAAAACGTTATTTTGGACGTCTTTTTCCACTACCCCTTCAGCCTTGTCCGATACCTTAATCTTTAACTGCTGTGCCATCGGAGTAAAAATATAATAACAAGTCTTTAAGAGTTACGCAAGTCTCTTATAATATCTTCAGCGACTTTCTTTCCAGAGAGAACCATTGCCCCGAATATCGGACCCATTCTGGGTAGACCTTTAACTTCAGTCACTGCCATTCCGGTAGCATATAGTCCAGGGGCTACCATGCCCGTGTTTTCTACAGTTAGCTTTTCAGCTACCTCACTGTAGGCTGATTTCTCACCAGGTATAGAAATCCCTAACTCAGGAATCTTTCGTGAGGCCACAGAGATCACCTCTGCATCATGTCCGGTTGCATCAACTACAGCTTTTGCTGATATGAAAATCGGGTCTACGTGAAGGCCCGCCATTTGCGTGGCTGTCCATTCTACTGCAACTCCTGCAACCCTTAATGGGTTCTCCCTGAATATCACATCATCTACGGTAATTCCATGAATTATCTTTGCCCCGGCTGAAATTGCCGATGCTGCTAATTTAGCCATAAACTCAGCAGTGTCTACTATGTATACCCCCTCTTCCGCCTTGATCAGCTTAATACCCATTTCTCTTAGTATCTCATCTGCAGGACTCTCTATGACTATTTTATGGAATAACATCGCTCCTCCGCCTATACCTCCACCAAAACTCAATCTTCTCTCGAATACTACCGTCTTAAGACCAGCCTTAGCCAAATAATAAGCTGCAGCCATTCCTGATGGTCCTGCTCCAACTATTACCACATCATTTTCTATAAGGTCTAACCAATCTTTCATAGTGTACTCGATTATGTATCTACTTATCTTGCTTTCCTCGACCGATTTGATCTGGATTGAATCAGATTGCACTGTTTCCCACTCTCACTTAATCTACTTATTAATCTACTTAAATACTATTATTATAACAAACTTATTTAATATAGTCTTTCAGGAGATTAAATTATGCCAATGCAATTAGACGTTCATACTAACGCATTGAGGTGCAGTTGGTGCGGTAAGTTCATTCACGGAGAACCAATAACCGTAAAGACTTGCTGTAATAATAAACCTTGGGTGTTTTGTAGCAAACAATGTTATAACATATGGGTGAGGGAATGGCTAAAGAGGCAAGAACAGAGGACTGGAGAAAGAAGAAAAACCTTATTATAACAGGTATTTCAGGAGCTAGTGGTACAATATACGCTATCCGCTTTCTAAAAGTCATTAAAGAGATGGGGTTTGACTCAGAGGTGATCGTCACAAAAGGTGCTGTAAAGGTCGCTGAGAAGGAGTGCGGTATTGATCTTATGTCAGAGATCGAGAAATTTTCATTCTCAGTTTATTTGGAAGACCAGATTGAGGCTCCGCCATCCAGTTCAAGTCATACGGTTAACGCTATTGGGATGGCAATAATCCCGTGCAGTATAAGGACTTTAGCCGAGATCGCTTCCGGTATTGCCTCAAACCTTTTAGTTAGGGCTGCCTTAAACTTCCTCAGAACCAGAGGTAGGTTAGTTCTATTGGTGAGGGAAACACCACTAGGGGTAATCGAGCTTGAAAATGCTCTTAAAGTAGCTCAAGCCGGTGGTATTATTTTACCGGCTTCACCGGGTTTTTACCATCATCCTAAAAATATTCAAGATGTAATTGACTTTGTAGTAGGGAAAGTTCTCGATATGTTAGGGATAGAGAACGAGTTGTACACTCATTGGGATGAAGAGTCTATAACAAGTCAAGGTCTCTGCGACCATACTTCTTAGATAGAAGCTCTTTCACTTTATTGTCGTACTCATCTCTTTTCAACTCTTTCTCCATATCTTCAGTATCCCCGTTCTTCTTGTTAACCGCAAATGCACACTTGTTCCCAGGTAGTAAAGCCCTCTTCTCACAATATGCATACTGACATTCTCCAGTGATACATACATCCCCTACCCACATACAGTAGCCTATTTTTTGAGGTGTTCCTTTTATGTACTTCTTCTGTATGTTCAGAGCCTTTTTATTACACCTGAAGAAGGGGCATAAGTAATTACATTTATCGCCTAGTGGCATCGGTTTAGGTTCGTCGAGATTAAAGTCTTGTTTGCCACGTCTTAGTTCCCTTCCGCTCAAACCGTGAATCACCCAATTTTCTAACGGTAGGTATTTAAATTAGAATTAGATTTTCAGCCATTTAAATATTATGTACCTAATATTCCTCGTGACGGGATTTACAATACCCAGTATAAGTTCTTTCCTAGTGCTGTGAGATACCCTACCGAAGCCTAAAATCTCGTTCGGTGAGATCTCCTCGTCTTCCCTGAGGGCTATGATTAAGTAAGGAGCATGTTCGATCCCCGGTGCTATATTATAAACTGCGAAGTCCGCCCCATACTTTATACCTGATCTAACCACGTAATTTTTGTTCCTCAGATCCTCATAAACGGTGTAAAGAATATTAAACCGAGGTAGTAAAGTAGTTCCCAAATTGTATAATTCGTCGTAAGTAAAGTTCTTTTCGGCACCGTCAACGTTTGTGTAAACGCTTATTAAACCCTTCTTTAGAAGATAGGTAGCTTCTATTATTGACAGAATCAAGGGGCTTTTTATATCTTCAGGGCTTTTAGGCTTAGAGATATCTAACGGTTTGCCGTAATAACCTATCCTATAAACTTCTCTAGCTTCTTCTACATTCTCAATAATGACTTTATCCTTCACTAGCTTTCCTTTGGGTGCCATATTTTTACTCCCTTAAAAAGCTTAAATACATTATATCATTAGCTGCATCCCTGAGCAAGTCCGCACAATCTTCCAGTCTGTCTGCAACGTCCTTACTTAACATTAGGAATGCCATATCACCGTTTTGTTTTTCAAATAGTTTCAGCTCAAAATTCCTATAAAGGTCATCGATCTCTTCCTCTATTTTTATTACATTCCTAGCCTTTTCCGAGGACTTCTTAGCATTAACAGATAGTAATCTAACGGACTCTATAAGGTTCGTAGTAGCTGCGATTAGTTTTTCAACCATCGATATTGACAAGCTCAATAAGATATGGTCTTGGCTTTTTACTCTGCTGATTAGCACACTGAATCTGTATGATGCTGCACCTATATTTTGTGAGACTTTTTCGAGTTGCATTATTATATCTAAATATAAATTACTGTAAAGCAAACCCTCGCTTACTCTAAGGACATACTCTCCTATTTTATATCTCAAATCCTCTACTGAAGACTTTATACCGTCTATCTTAGAATAGGCTTGCATGTGGTTCACGTTACTTTCTGTAAATTGTTGGTATAGTATCCTAAGTTGGTCTAATATCGAGTTAGTCATGCTTTGTATTTGTTCTTCAATGTTAAGTTCAGGAACACCCATTGCTATGATAGAGGTGTTGTCATGGTTAATAAACGAATTTCAAAATTAATGAACGTATTTTAGTAACAATTTCTAGGTCTTTATTTATTTCTTCCGATAGACTCGAATCTTTTTCTTTAGCTTTTATTAAAGCTTTTTCATCATCATTAAGTCCGACCATATAGAAATAATTTAGAAGCCCTAGCGCTTCCTCCTTCATTTTGTTGTCCGTTACGTTATTCACATGATTAACTATAACCTGGATCCCGTTAAACAGTTGCCTCCTGTTTCTTCTCAGCTTTCTTAATAATTTGTCTAATTTTTCTTGTTCGATTTCTGGGAACGTTAAGTAATTCTCAAGTTCCTCTAAGGTGAGGTGATACTCCTCTACTACTTGTTCGAAATGAAGCAAAACCCTACCTATCTCGATTTCGCTCTCATTCATTGAACCGCCCTAACGCTCACCGTACTATTATCTTCTAAGCCTAATTTCAGCATATCTTCTGCGTTACCCCAGATCTCGTTTTCAGGTAATCCATCCTGAATGATAACCTTAAACTTACTCCTTTTGCCCTTTACTGAAACCTCGGCCTCGTCCTTAATATTCAGCTCTTTAGCCAGTTTTGCAGACATCAATATTAATCCTTGGTCTATATCAGCTCTCTTCTTCATTTTAACTCTCTTTTCTTTAATCTGTTTAGTATTTTTCTTTAGGGCTGACGCAGGAGGTATAATACTAACTAATGACTTTACGTCTACCTTTTTCTCTTCCTCTTGTTCAGCCTTATCTGATTGCTCCTTACTCATTATTATCAACTACTCTTCCTAACTTATTAAACTCTTCACCTTTGAACAGTTTTTCTATTACCTCATCAAGCCTTTCAATCTCCACTCTTATTTGATTCCATGTGTCTCTATCTCTGATAGTTACCGTATTATCCGAAAGTGTAGTAGGGTCTACAGTAATAGAGTAAGGTACTCCGATCTCATCCACCCTAGCATACCTTTTCCCTATACTCCCTACATCGTCGTAGATAACATCATACTTTTCTTGTAAATGATTATAGATCTCTTTAGCCTTCTTAATTAACTCGTCCCTTTCAAGTAGTGGGAACACGGCGAGATCATATGGGGCAAGTTGCTTTGGTAACGACAAGACTATCCTACCATCCTTCTCCTTATACGCGTTAAGTACTGCTAAGTACAAACACCTCTCGACTCCGAAAGACGGTTCCACTACGTGTGGAATAAAGTGGGTTCCAGTAACTTTTTCCTCTCTCTCAAGAACCTTAACGTATTTCGATATCTCCTTGTCACTAACTTTCACCCCTTTATTAATCATTTCCTCGACTTCCTCCGGTGACTTACCGTTTATGAACTGCATAAAAGTCTTCACGAACTCCTTACCTTCCTTGTTAAGTTCATCCCTATTAATTATCACAGTCTTCTTCTTTACTATTTTTGGTGTATCATATTTTTTGAACACAGTCAAGTCCTGTCCGCTAAACTTCATATGCCTCGATAAGTCGTAATCAGACCTATATGCATGCCCCGAAATCTCTACCTTATCTTCCCCTATTACAACTATCTGATCGAAGGTCTGCTTCGAGTAGTGAGCCCTCTCGTGCGGTAGTTTCTCTTCGAAATATGTAGAAGACTGGGGTATACCGAGGGTAGAGACGAACTTAGTGGCGACTCCCATCCAATACGCCATCCACGGGTTTAATATTACCTTCTCATCTACAGCCTCACGAAGTTTATATTGCACGGGCTTCTCCCCTTTAACCTTTTCCTCTCCCCTGAGAATATTGATTGTGAGATCCCCTACCTTGTCTAGGGGGACTTCGCCCGGGGACTCGGGATCGAAGAAGAACTCAACTTCCATTATGGTAAATTCCCTCATTCTAATCAGACCTTGTCTGGGTGAGATCTCATTCCTCCCTACCCTACCTACTTGTGCAATCCCCAAGGGAAGCCTCTGCCTAAAGGACTCATAAACCCTCTTAAAGGAGGTGAACATACCTTGTGCCGTCTCAGGTCTTATAAACCCCTTATTTCCGGTGTAAGGTCCTATGTTAGTTTCGAATAAGAGGTTAAACAGCCTAACCTCACCTAAATCTCCACCGCACTTAGGGCACTTTATCCCTTTCTCCCTGATTATATTGTCCAGTTCCGACGGCTTTAACCCCTCTACATTCACCTTAGCTATCTCCTCTATTAGGTGATCGGCTCTGTAAACGTTATGGCATTTAGTACACTCAACAATAGGGTCGGTAAAGTTTTCCACATGACCGCTCGCCTCTAACACTTTATAAGGAGTCACTAAGGGAGTCTCTATCTCGACTACGAATTCGGCGTTATCTTTTATAAAATACTTTCTCCACAACTCTACTATCCTGTTTTTAATTCTAATACCTATTGGACCAATGTCATAAAGACCGGCCACTCCTCCGTAGATCTCGTAAGAAGACCAAAATATCCCCCTTCTCCTAGCCAGTTCCATTACCTTAGTTTGTAGATCACTCATACGAGATAAGCATATAAACGGGATAAAAAACTTCTACTCATGGCTGACAGCAGACTATTGTTCCTCAACGAGAACAGCAGAACCTTTGCGGGGTTTAACAGACCCGCATCTCCCTTTGTGATCGTAGGCCTTCCTATGGACACCACCAGTAGCTTTCGACCCGGTTCTAGGTTTGCACCATCAGTGATAAGAGACACAGCACAGTACATAGAATTCTACTCCATAAGGAGCGGAGTCGACATGGGGGAGATAGGGTTTAACGACGTAGGGGATGTGGTACTTCACCCCTCAAATAATGAAGAGAACGTGAGGAGAATAAGTGAAGTAGTCTCCTACTTTGCCGAAAAAGGGAAAGTAGTCGTAGGTATAGGAGGAGAGCACACCGTAACAATAGGTACTACTAGGGGGATAAGACCCGATTGCTTGGTAAGTGTTGACGCTCACTTAGACTTAAGGGACGACTACATGGGATATAAGTACGACCACGCATGTGTGATGCGGAGGATCTCCGAGTACGGGGTGAAAATAATAGAGATAGGGACTAGGGCTGTGTCAAGGGAAGAGATCGAATACGCTAACGAAAAGGGAATAAGTTACTTCACACCTAAGCAAGTAAGGCTGTTAGGAGTTAGAGAAGTTGCACAAAAAATAATAACGGCTCTCAAGGAGTGTAATAAAGTGTATATTACGTATGATATGGACGGGATCGATCCATCCTACGCCCCGGGAGTCGCTACACCAGAGCCCGAAGGATTAGACCCTACCACAGTGTTAGACATAATGTCCTTAATAATCGATAAGAGAGTCATAGGCTTTGACGTTGTAGAGGTATCGCCTCCTTTTGACCCCTCAGGAGTTACTTCAGTATTAGCAGCTAAGATTATTCTAGAAACGGCATCAATGGTGTGGAAAGCTAGACAACAATCTTAATTTGGAGACATTTTATTTTATTTACGTTAATACTGTGTTATGATTAACTAACCTATGTATTTATGTCTAGAATCTAAAGGTAAGAATGTCTCTTTCCGAGACTTCGATGTTTATTCTACGGCAATTATGTTGGTTTATATTAACAACAACATCACGACATCTTGTACTTACATTAAGGGGAGTCTTACAATTTATCTAACGCATGAAGAGAAACTGGGACCCTGAGGGTTACTGCTTCTCCTCTTACTCGACAATTTTTCTAAAATTAAAAGTTATGAAAATCTAATTTAGGCTTATTATGACTTTAATCCAGTCCGTAAACGTCTTTATGAGACCCAATCCCCCAAATGAAAACTACACAGTTTTTGAGTCCACGCTGGAAAGTATTCTTATACCACCCGTAACCTCGATGGAAAACAAGAATTTCTGTATGCATCTTTTCCTAATTTCACCCTAGAGTGTTTAGACGGATTTTCTTTTAACAATTTTAGTTTGCCAACAATTATCATTAAATATTTTAAATTAACGAATTTTCTGGTAATAGATCTAGCTAAATCTATGGCTTTTTTAACTTTCCTTATCATGAGCTTTATTTCTTAAATCTCAAAAACTACAATAAAAGATATAGAAGATCAATATCAAAACTTTTCTCTTTTTATATATTATCTTAGTTACATTGCTATAAACAGCATTAGTATCCAGGATTACGATTAAACCGTTTGCCATTGGGTCATCATAGGAGAAGTGAGTTAATACAAACCTCCCTACATCCCGTTCCTCTTTATAAACGATAGTAAGCCCTTTAGGGCGGGAGGAAGCTAGATTGAATTTTTGTTCATTGGTATAATGTTAGTTCCCAGTATATGTTTAAGATGGTTTCCGACCTCAGCAATAACCTCTCATCTAACCTTTCAATTTTAGGGAAAATTAATGCCGCGGCCGGGATTTGAACCCGGGTCACAGGCTCGAAAGGCCTGCATACTATCGGCGCGTAGAGCTTGACCGGGCTATACTACCGCGGCATTTATATACTACTCCCTAGCTGTTTATAAGATTTACGTAATTCCTTATACGCATTCATCTTAAAAGTTAATTCAAAAGCAATCAATATGTATCTTCGCCTATACATACTACATAGAGAAAAATTCTATATTACGAAAACAATTATCGAAACTTGGCGTTTTCTCTACCCTTAGTCTATATAGAGAAAAGTGTAGTACAACTGTAAAGCTCGACTCTCTCCTTTAACTATTAATTTTGAGCGTTGGTGAGGGACTTCCACCAATTAGACTAAAAAACACCCGGAGTTTTCCGTTTTTACCCTTTTGATAAATTAGAGAAAATTATAGAAGAAATTATGAAAAATTTAACTAGTCGTTATTAGCCTTACGCTCTGCTACATAAAGTATTTTACCATCAACTTTGAGTATTCCAGTTCTATCGAATTCGGCTAAGGCGTCTAAATACTTCTTATAAGTTTTTATAACGAATTCAGCCCTCATATACAAGTCTTTTCCGGTTTCTGAGGTCTGCTCAGTCATTTTTTCCAGATTATATATTTTATTCCTCATATTATAATGTTTACCCGCTCTTCCCAATAATTTCATAAATCAACTTTAAGTGCTGTGTTACCTCCTTACCCTTATCAGTTAGGAAAATTAGTCTCTTACCTCTGGACGGTTTTTCTCTTTTCCTCCTTCACTAACCGTTTGTTCCTAGATGGTTATCCTGAATATTTTAGAGCTGTTTTGGGTCGCCTCTAGGGGCTTCCACCTCGTCCACAATCCTCTGGGCAGGGTTATGGGGTCATGGGTGGCTGTCGAGCCCAACGGCACGGGACTCACACCTCCGTTTACGGGGCTTGGAACATTGCCCCCATCACCCCGTAGGCGTAGATTCCACACAGCAGCAACATCCCTATGCCACTTCTCCTTTCCCTAACCCTTGGGGGCATTGCCCCCATCGGGTTAATAAACCTCTTTAGTTTTTCATCATCCTCTTCACGAAATTAATTTCAATGAATATAAAAAGATTTTTATTATTATGAAAAAGGATTCAGCTCATCTTAAGGAGCTTATCTACGCTCTTAGTTATACCATTAGGAGGAACCTCTGTTTCGAAACTTTTTATTTCCTCCTCTAACTCCCTTATCAAAAGAGGGAAATTTACCAAAACTATAACTTATACAAAACTTTCCGATAAAGATAGAAAATTGGTAGAAAATAAACTGAATTTGAAAAGATTAATAATAACTTTTTAATCATGATTGTGTAACCTTATTTACGTGAATCGTAATAATCTTACTATAGTATTGATAAGTTTCAAATAATCTTACTAAAATTAATTGAATTTATCTTACGAGGTTTCTCTTCATAGAGCCGTGCTTTCGTATTTGTATCTATAATATAGCCTCTTAATTCAGTTTTTGTGGTCATGAGGACTTTTATCACTTCCTTTCAACTCTATGCATAATTTGACAATTATCACTCCTTAAATTTCCAGCGTGA
It encodes the following:
- a CDS encoding 30S ribosomal protein S27ae, with the translated sequence MPQSKGNEGTKAIVRTYYVIEGGKVKLKNKKCPRCGSIMAHHMKPVERWACGKCGYTEFIGKGR
- a CDS encoding UbiX family flavin prenyltransferase, with protein sequence MGEGMAKEARTEDWRKKKNLIITGISGASGTIYAIRFLKVIKEMGFDSEVIVTKGAVKVAEKECGIDLMSEIEKFSFSVYLEDQIEAPPSSSSHTVNAIGMAIIPCSIRTLAEIASGIASNLLVRAALNFLRTRGRLVLLVRETPLGVIELENALKVAQAGGIILPASPGFYHHPKNIQDVIDFVVGKVLDMLGIENELYTHWDEESITSQGLCDHTS
- the kae1 gene encoding KEOPS complex N(6)-L-threonylcarbamoyladenine synthase Kae1 — translated: MIVLGIESTAHTFGVGIVKEDQSGIRILSNVRDTFVPKEGGMKPSDLGKHHSEVAPEIVKLALDKAGVSIKDVDYIAVALGPGIGPALRVGATVARALALAFGKKLVPVNHGIAHIEIGRFTTKAEDPLILYLSGGNTIITVFVDGRYRVFGETLDIALGNMIDTFVREVGLAPPYVVNGVHQIDICAEKSERYIKLPYVVKGQDISYSGLLTAALKAVKGNKLEDVCFSLRENAFDMLLEATERAIALTGKKEVLIVGGVAASVSLREKLRKLEEEWGISVKIVPPEYSGDNGAMIAYTGLLAAKNNVTVPVEESIVRPRWRIDKVDIPWRG
- a CDS encoding 30S ribosomal protein S24e; the protein is MAQQLKIKVSDKAEGVVEKDVQNNVFNRRELTLKIFHIGSGTPSRKEIISALSAVYGAKEDLIVVKSVETIYGGGISLVRVNIYKNKGDLEKVEPKHLIGRDTGQKVKKGGKNAAKQG
- the glyS gene encoding glycine--tRNA ligase translates to MSDLQTKVMELARRRGIFWSSYEIYGGVAGLYDIGPIGIRIKNRIVELWRKYFIKDNAEFVVEIETPLVTPYKVLEASGHVENFTDPIVECTKCHNVYRADHLIEEIAKVNVEGLKPSELDNIIREKGIKCPKCGGDLGEVRLFNLLFETNIGPYTGNKGFIRPETAQGMFTSFKRVYESFRQRLPLGIAQVGRVGRNEISPRQGLIRMREFTIMEVEFFFDPESPGEVPLDKVGDLTINILRGEEKVKGEKPVQYKLREAVDEKVILNPWMAYWMGVATKFVSTLGIPQSSTYFEEKLPHERAHYSKQTFDQIVVIGEDKVEISGHAYRSDYDLSRHMKFSGQDLTVFKKYDTPKIVKKKTVIINRDELNKEGKEFVKTFMQFINGKSPEEVEEMINKGVKVSDKEISKYVKVLEREEKVTGTHFIPHVVEPSFGVERCLYLAVLNAYKEKDGRIVLSLPKQLAPYDLAVFPLLERDELIKKAKEIYNHLQEKYDVIYDDVGSIGKRYARVDEIGVPYSITVDPTTLSDNTVTIRDRDTWNQIRVEIERLDEVIEKLFKGEEFNKLGRVVDNNE
- a CDS encoding XTP/dITP diphosphatase; protein product: MSKREEKGVNSNDKLLLVTSNENKFREISEVAKSYGIKIEWLNIPKFEIQADNLEEIVRYSAITIYQVIRKPLIVEDSGLFINALNGFPGPYTNYVRRKLGLEGILKLLNNVEDRSAYFKTVMCYVSDKEINLFTGVVNGRISERIRGEKGFGFDPIFIPENEERTFAEMSTEEKNKYSHRAKAFMSFLNYYMRENRKT
- a CDS encoding Kae1-associated kinase Bud32, translating into MEGLKEIKRGAEAVIYEGYFAGIHSIFKKRIRKKYRNPELDYEINSNRTKLEARLIYTSLINGVNVPALLLVDPTEFLIVMEYIEGVTVKDYLLSYSGSEENLKPVGKQMGEILGKLHKLGIAHGDPTTNNMILTNENEMFVIDFGLAKKAEEDEDLAIDVHVFLRSLESTHNKYQKVLFEGFLEGYKEFVDANKILEKVKEIRMRGRYVEERRKGSK
- a CDS encoding DUF47 family protein, with the protein product MGVPELNIEEQIQSMTNSILDQLRILYQQFTESNVNHMQAYSKIDGIKSSVEDLRYKIGEYVLRVSEGLLYSNLYLDIIMQLEKVSQNIGAASYRFSVLISRVKSQDHILLSLSISMVEKLIAATTNLIESVRLLSVNAKKSSEKARNVIKIEEEIDDLYRNFELKLFEKQNGDMAFLMLSKDVADRLEDCADLLRDAANDIMYLSFLRE
- the speB gene encoding agmatinase; amino-acid sequence: MADSRLLFLNENSRTFAGFNRPASPFVIVGLPMDTTSSFRPGSRFAPSVIRDTAQYIEFYSIRSGVDMGEIGFNDVGDVVLHPSNNEENVRRISEVVSYFAEKGKVVVGIGGEHTVTIGTTRGIRPDCLVSVDAHLDLRDDYMGYKYDHACVMRRISEYGVKIIEIGTRAVSREEIEYANEKGISYFTPKQVRLLGVREVAQKIITALKECNKVYITYDMDGIDPSYAPGVATPEPEGLDPTTVLDIMSLIIDKRVIGFDVVEVSPPFDPSGVTSVLAAKIILETASMVWKARQQS
- a CDS encoding sulfide-dependent adenosine diphosphate thiazole synthase, with translation MQSDSIQIKSVEESKISRYIIEYTMKDWLDLIENDVVIVGAGPSGMAAAYYLAKAGLKTVVFERRLSFGGGIGGGAMLFHKIVIESPADEILREMGIKLIKAEEGVYIVDTAEFMAKLAASAISAGAKIIHGITVDDVIFRENPLRVAGVAVEWTATQMAGLHVDPIFISAKAVVDATGHDAEVISVASRKIPELGISIPGEKSAYSEVAEKLTVENTGMVAPGLYATGMAVTEVKGLPRMGPIFGAMVLSGKKVAEDIIRDLRNS
- a CDS encoding TRASH domain-containing protein, translated to MPMQLDVHTNALRCSWCGKFIHGEPITVKTCCNNKPWVFCSKQCYNIWVREWLKRQEQRTGERRKTLL
- the endA gene encoding tRNA-intron lyase; its protein translation is MAPKGKLVKDKVIIENVEEAREVYRIGYYGKPLDISKPKSPEDIKSPLILSIIEATYLLKKGLISVYTNVDGAEKNFTYDELYNLGTTLLPRFNILYTVYEDLRNKNYVVRSGIKYGADFAVYNIAPGIEHAPYLIIALREDEEISPNEILGFGRVSHSTRKELILGIVNPVTRNIRYIIFKWLKI